In Spodoptera frugiperda isolate SF20-4 chromosome 13, AGI-APGP_CSIRO_Sfru_2.0, whole genome shotgun sequence, the following are encoded in one genomic region:
- the LOC126911318 gene encoding uncharacterized protein LOC126911318, whose product MAGKKRSEREKKERLKEQKRTWIRKKREKMTEAELEERRQKDRERYKKKKEAGKIKSIKDYTPRMQKTIRKSWRERAKTHRNKLKLLKATEQRLINDETPPPSPTSQSSTPSSRASLGRRLAERNRRRLKIENKHLRQRILHLENLLANKRMQLLRTRQPRNIINDGLPETIVMGRKRKQIENKEAVRKFLEKDECSRITSGKKETITKNKQKKQIRFLNDTMLNLYEKFKEETKIKMSYALFCRFRPFWVLVPNVNKRNTCLCVTHTNMEMMVTALKKAAIIKENSAIGLVKSICCAGNLRCDCLARQCNFCKNKSVNLNKYPNDMMITCERWITKKITTTIKGQVKLCQKTVKESFSSKSEVFVKIFLEDKLPKFIKHLLNIISQHRVLTKIKNELADDEALLHMDFSENYNCKYSAEVQSTHFGGSKPQISLHTSVLYLRGTDKISINSFCTLSKNLRHDPVLICTHLKPIIDHIKYKVPNLRTMHFQSDGPSSQYRNKSMFFLIAKYLSKELGVDNIIWHFSETGHGKGAPDGIGGCVKRTADAFVATGGDIPDFEALVSCLQEKCKGIIILPIDDTYVDDISNILSTSTTRPFTGTLLIHQLTWNKTNPDVLHARRLSCSICETNQICSHHEIGLIYLTYKQTDNIPVLRTSADSPSEYSESPHSEYDIYKNPIATTSRTSIDFYRKCYGSDSSSDEEIFESRKQTPLRENVINTKRSDGNLQSRSNNTSSDEENIF is encoded by the coding sequence ATGGCGGGTAAAAAGAGGTCTGAGAGAGAGAAAAAAGAACGATTAAAGGAGCAAAAGAGGACATGGATACGAAAGAAGAGAGAAAAAATGACTGAGGCTGAACTAGAAGAAAGACGTCAAAAAGATAGAGagagatataaaaaaaagaaggaagctggaaaaataaaatcaataaaagatTATACACCAAGAATGCAAAAAACAATCCGAAAAAGTTGGCGTGAGCGTGCAAAAACTCATCGCAATaaattgaaactactgaaagctACTGAGCAAAGACTTATAAATGATGAGACTCCTCCCCCAAGTCCGACTTCACAAAGTTCTACACCATCTAGTAGGGCTTCCTTAGGCAGAAGACTTGCTGAAAGAAATAGGCGAAGGCTTAAAATAGAAAACAAGCATCTAAGACAGCGAATTTTGCATTTAGAAAATTTATTGGCTAATAAAAGAATGCAATTATTACGTACAAGACAACctcgtaatataataaatgatggACTACCAGAAACAATTGTGATGGGACGTAAAcgaaaacaaatagaaaataaggAAGCTGTTCGCAAGTTTTTGGAAAAAGATGAATGTAGTCGAATCACGTCTGGAAAAAAAGAGACTAttacgaaaaataaacaaaagaagcaAATTCGATTTCTAAATGATACAATGCTTAATTTGTATGAAAAGTTTAAGGaggaaactaaaattaaaatgtcctATGCTCTTTTCTGCCGTTTTCGTCCATTTTGGGTGTTGGTACCGAACGTTAATAAAAGAAACACCTGTTTATGTGTTACACATACAAATATGGAAATGATGGTGACAGCATTAAAAAAAGCAGCAATTATCAAAGAAAATTCTGCAATCGGTTTGGTGAAAAGCATTTGCTGTGCAGGTAATTTGAGGTGTGATTGCTTAGCTAGACAATGtaatttctgtaaaaataaatctgtaaatctaaataaatatccaaATGACATGATGATTACTTGTGAAAGGtggattacaaaaaaaattacaactacGATAAAAGGACAAGTGAAGCTGTGCCAAAAAACTGTCAAAGAGTCTTTCTCATCGAAGAGTGAAGTTTTTGTCAAGATCTTTTTAGAAGACAAGTTGCCGAAGTTTATTAAGCaccttttaaatattatttctcagCACAGAGTTCTAACAAAGATAAAAAATGAGCTAGCTGATGATGAGGCCTTGCTTCATATGGACTTCTCAGAGAATTATAATTGCAAATACTCTGCTGAAGTACAATCAACACATTTTGGAGGTTCTAAGCCGCAAATTTCATTACACACTTCAGTTTTATACTTGCGTGGCACTGACAAGATTTCCATCAACTCATTCTGCACTCTGTCTAAAAATTTGAGACACGATCCCGTTTTAATTTGCACACACCTCAAACCCATCATAGATcatattaaatataaagtacCAAATTTAAGAACTATGCATTTTCAAAGTGATGGGCCTTCATCGCAGTATAGAAATAAGTCTATGTTTTTTTTGATCGCAAAATATTTAAGCAAAGAACTTGGTGTAGATAATATCATATGGCACTTTAGTGAGACCGGACATGGAAAAGGGGCTCCTGATGGCATTGGAGGATGTGTGAAAAGGACAGCCGATGCATTTGTAGCGACCGGTGGAGACATCCCAGATTTTGAAGCATTGGTGAGTTGTTTACAAGAAAAATGTAAAGGCATAATTATTTTGCCAATCGACGATACTTATGTTGATGACATCTCTAACATACTCAGCACTAGTACTACAAGACCATTTACTGGTACTCTATTAATTCATCAACTTACATGGAATAAGACCAATCCTGATGTCTTGCACGCCCGACGATTAAGCTGCAGTATTTGTGAAACAAATCAGATCTGCTCACATCATGAGATTGGGCTTATTTACCTAACCTACAAACAAACTGATAATATACCAGTTTTGAGGACATCAGCTGATTCACCATCGGAGTATTCGGAGTCACCACATTCAGAGTATGACATATACAAGAACCCAATAGCAACAACCTCACGTACATCTATCGATTTTTATCGAAAATGCTATGGATCTGATAGTTCATCTGATGAAGAGATTTTTGAAAGCAGGAAGCAGACACCTCTTAGAGAAAACGTTATTAACACTAAACGTTCAGATGGTAATCTACAAAGTCGGTCAAATAATACGTCATCGgacgaagaaaatattttctaa